GACGCGGTCAGCAAGGTGTACGGCACCGGCGTGGGCGCCGTCAGCGCTCTCGATGACGTGTCCGTCACGATCCCGGGCGGCAGCTTCACCGCGGTCATGGGACCTTCCGGATCCGGCAAGAGCACGTTCCTGCACTGCGCCGCCGGACTCGACCGGCCGACAACGGGATCGGTGCACCTGGGTGCGGCGGCGCCCGATCTCGCCGCACTGTCCGAGACGGAGCTCACCCTCGTCCGGCGCCGACACGTCGGCTTCGTGTTCCAGGACTTCAACCTCGTCCCGTCGCTGACCGTCCGCCAGAACGTGACGCTCCCACTACGGCTCGCCCACCGGCGCATGCGACGCGCCGACGTGACGGAGCTCCTCGCCCGGGTCGGGCTCGGCGGGCGCGCGGATCACCTGCCGTCCCAGCTGTCCGGAGGTCAGCAACAGCGGGCCGCCATCGCCCGGTCCCTGATCACCCATCCCGACGTCGTGTTCGCCGATGAACCCACCGGTGCGCTCGACACCGCAAGCGCGCGCGAGATCCTTGCGTTGCTGCGCGCGGCCGTCGACGACTACCGGCAGACCACGGTCATGGTCACGCACGACCCCGTCGCCGCGTCATGGGCGGACCGGGTCGTCTTCCT
This genomic window from Flexivirga oryzae contains:
- a CDS encoding ABC transporter ATP-binding protein, whose protein sequence is MKRNRGLDVASVADAIRLDAVSKVYGTGVGAVSALDDVSVTIPGGSFTAVMGPSGSGKSTFLHCAAGLDRPTTGSVHLGAAAPDLAALSETELTLVRRRHVGFVFQDFNLVPSLTVRQNVTLPLRLAHRRMRRADVTELLARVGLGGRADHLPSQLSGGQQQRAAIARSLITHPDVVFADEPTGALDTASAREILALLRAAVDDYRQTTVMVTHDPVAASWADRVVFLADGRIVDIVAAQPADRIADRMTRLGSWA